One window of the Bacteroidales bacterium genome contains the following:
- a CDS encoding membrane dipeptidase, whose amino-acid sequence MRKIQIVTLVLCLGILFSCNNGHNKPTEAELIEHAVELHKKMVTIDTHNDTPMNFIRRGFDFSGEKNTARGSRVDLLRMEKGGLDAAFFAVFISQGECTPDKYEKVNKRALEILDAVHTQVAHFPNRASIATDSYDIYKLKNEGKRAIYIGIENGYPIGTDISLLKKYYDLGARYVTLCHTRNNQICTSSTDPDTLNKNGLSEFGREVVKEMNRLGMIVDVSHISDKSFYDVLELSSAPVIASHSCSRAICNNPRNLSDEMLLKLAAKGGVVQMCILSDYVKKIEKTPKRDSARMALRKKYNNFQDLTAQQDSLASIEWHEIEEKYPQKLATVSDVVDHIDYMVKVMGIEHVGIGTDLDGGGGVDGCKDASQMMNITVELIRRGYSDEDIKKIWGENFLKVFREVQSFSKN is encoded by the coding sequence ATGAGAAAAATTCAAATTGTTACGTTGGTTCTCTGTCTTGGAATTCTTTTTTCCTGCAATAATGGACATAATAAGCCAACAGAAGCGGAATTAATTGAGCATGCGGTGGAATTACATAAAAAAATGGTAACTATTGATACTCATAATGACACCCCAATGAATTTTATTCGTCGTGGCTTTGATTTTAGTGGTGAAAAGAATACTGCCCGCGGAAGTCGTGTCGATTTACTTAGAATGGAAAAAGGAGGTCTTGATGCTGCATTCTTTGCAGTTTTTATTTCTCAAGGTGAGTGTACTCCAGATAAATACGAAAAGGTTAATAAGCGGGCTTTAGAAATACTTGATGCCGTTCATACACAGGTTGCTCATTTTCCAAACCGAGCGTCTATTGCAACAGATTCCTATGATATTTATAAACTAAAAAACGAGGGTAAGAGAGCAATTTATATTGGAATTGAAAACGGTTATCCGATTGGAACAGATATTTCTTTGCTAAAAAAATATTATGATCTTGGGGCAAGATATGTAACCCTTTGCCATACAAGAAATAATCAGATATGCACCTCATCAACAGATCCCGATACATTAAACAAAAATGGACTTAGTGAATTTGGTCGTGAAGTGGTTAAGGAGATGAATAGATTGGGGATGATTGTAGATGTTTCTCATATTTCCGATAAATCTTTCTATGATGTCCTCGAACTTTCATCGGCCCCAGTTATAGCATCCCATAGTTGTTCAAGAGCAATTTGCAATAACCCTCGTAATTTATCTGATGAGATGCTTTTAAAACTAGCAGCAAAGGGTGGTGTTGTTCAGATGTGTATACTTAGCGATTATGTTAAAAAAATCGAAAAAACGCCAAAGAGAGATAGCGCAAGAATGGCTCTAAGAAAAAAATATAACAATTTTCAGGATTTAACGGCACAACAGGATAGTCTAGCATCAATTGAGTGGCATGAAATAGAGGAAAAATACCCTCAAAAACTAGCCACAGTTTCTGATGTTGTAGATCACATCGATTATATGGTTAAAGTAATGGGTATTGAGCATGTTGGGATTGGAACCGATTTAGATGGAGGCGGTGGTGTTGATGGATGTAAGGATGCTTCGCAAATGATGAATATTACCGTTGAATTAATTCGAAGGGGCTATTCCGATGAGGATATCAAAAAGATATGGGGAGAAAATTTCTTAAAGGTTTTTAGAGAGGTTCAGTCATTTTCCAAGAATTAA
- the udk gene encoding uridine kinase, with amino-acid sequence MLVVGIAGGTGSGKTTVVNRIVNLLPPGEVVVIPQDSYYYDSSHLPIEERQEINFDHPSSIEFELLNEHVKQLKNGYPIDQPIYSYLTCTRAKETLPIIPRHVIIIEGILVLTNPDLRDLMDVKVFVDADADDRLSRVVCRDIIERGRSVNKVLERYEKTVKPMHLQFIEPTKRYADIIVPQGGNNSVAINILASLIEKTLRSHGLT; translated from the coding sequence ATGCTTGTAGTTGGTATTGCTGGTGGAACTGGATCTGGAAAAACAACCGTTGTAAATAGGATAGTTAACCTATTGCCTCCCGGAGAGGTAGTTGTTATCCCTCAGGATTCTTATTACTATGATAGTTCTCATTTACCCATTGAGGAAAGGCAGGAGATTAATTTTGATCACCCTTCATCAATTGAGTTTGAGTTGCTAAACGAACATGTTAAGCAATTGAAAAATGGTTATCCAATTGATCAACCTATTTATTCATACCTTACTTGTACTCGGGCCAAAGAAACTTTACCTATCATCCCTCGGCATGTAATTATTATTGAAGGAATTCTCGTCCTTACTAATCCGGATTTGCGAGATTTAATGGATGTAAAGGTATTTGTAGATGCTGATGCTGATGATAGGCTTTCTAGAGTTGTATGTCGTGATATTATAGAACGTGGTCGTTCTGTTAACAAGGTTCTTGAGCGGTATGAGAAAACTGTTAAACCAATGCACCTTCAGTTCATTGAACCAACTAAACGTTATGCTGATATTATAGTTCCTCAAGGAGGAAATAATTCGGTAGCCATAAACATTCTTGCATCTCTAATTGAAAAAACATTGCGAAGTCACGGTTTAACTTAA
- a CDS encoding 3'-5' exonuclease: MLKDIRQEDVLFLDIETVPQYATYDEMPENLKHFWNKKANNLVKENETPDSIFSRSGIYAEFGKIICISAGFIVQRNGTKYFRVKSFYGDNEKEILSGFAMMLSRFGAKPKSNICAHNGKEFDFPYISRRMLLNKVELPNLLDVAGKKPWDVKFLDTMELWKFGDYKSYTSLDLLANIFEIPSPKDDIDGSQVAEVFYVQKDIERIVKYCEKDALAVAQLFLRYKNEPIIDAESIERVLE; the protein is encoded by the coding sequence ATGCTGAAAGATATAAGACAGGAGGATGTGCTTTTTTTAGATATTGAAACAGTACCTCAATATGCTACTTACGATGAAATGCCAGAAAACCTCAAGCATTTTTGGAATAAAAAAGCCAATAATTTGGTGAAGGAAAATGAAACACCTGATAGTATATTTAGTAGATCTGGTATTTATGCAGAGTTTGGCAAAATAATCTGTATTTCTGCGGGTTTTATAGTACAACGTAATGGAACAAAATACTTTAGGGTTAAATCGTTTTATGGAGATAATGAAAAGGAGATTTTAAGCGGTTTTGCTATGATGTTAAGTAGATTTGGGGCTAAACCCAAATCCAATATATGCGCCCATAATGGTAAGGAGTTTGATTTTCCATACATCTCTCGTAGAATGCTATTAAATAAAGTTGAACTCCCGAATTTACTAGATGTTGCCGGGAAAAAACCCTGGGATGTTAAGTTCCTTGATACTATGGAACTATGGAAATTTGGTGATTATAAGAGTTATACATCTCTGGATCTTCTTGCGAATATCTTTGAAATACCATCACCTAAGGATGATATTGATGGCAGTCAGGTAGCTGAGGTGTTTTATGTACAAAAAGATATTGAAAGAATAGTAAAGTATTGCGAAAAGGATGCGTTAGCTGTTGCTCAGCTTTTCTTGCGTTACAAGAATGAACCAATCATAGATGCTGAGAGTATAGAAAGAGTTCTTGAATAG
- a CDS encoding lysophospholipid acyltransferase family protein yields MNLFDREELKRATNLKIGGNSIARLLMILLRLNKVNQLYTKIANKQGLEFLDSALDSIQVKYEINPEELKRIPKTGPFIAISNHPYGGIDGMLSIKLMVETRPDFKNLGNYLIQKIPQLQEFIIPVDPFEGKNNKFNSVGGIKTALNHIKEGKALGIFPAGEVSTYHNNEDEGAVDRQWQLSMIKFIRKAEVPVVPIFFQGTNSRLFHLLGLIHPSLRTAKLPSEMLNKRNKVIKIRIGNPISVQDQSEYTDIERFGRFLRLKTYALGSTIEVSNFFNYKLKPSEKPEPIIAPASKEMIECEVEKLQSRYLLFKSKNFSVICAPSVEMPNLMTEIGRLREETFRDVGEGTNRSIDIDEFDLYYWQLFIWDEDEKRVVGAYRAGKGKEILDRYGVKGFYINSLFKIDEKFSFILEQSIELGRSFIVKDYQRKPLPLFLLWKGILYFLIKNPEYRYLIGPVSISNRFSSYTKGLIISFMKSNYYNQDFARYIKPRNMFRVPINKEDYDIIFNNCSDISRLDNLIKDIEPDDFRMPVLLKKYVKLNGKIISFNVDPKFNDALDGLLILDLFQVPIDTITSLSKEINDKSLLDRFNLSDYTFEKEEVKNI; encoded by the coding sequence TACTAAAATAGCCAATAAACAAGGATTAGAGTTTCTTGACTCGGCATTAGATTCAATTCAAGTAAAATATGAAATTAACCCAGAAGAACTAAAGAGAATTCCCAAAACAGGGCCGTTTATTGCGATATCAAATCACCCCTATGGTGGAATCGACGGTATGTTAAGCATTAAGTTGATGGTTGAGACTCGACCTGATTTCAAGAATCTTGGCAATTACCTTATTCAGAAAATACCTCAACTTCAGGAATTTATTATCCCAGTTGATCCATTTGAGGGAAAAAATAACAAGTTCAATAGCGTTGGCGGAATTAAAACGGCATTAAATCATATAAAAGAGGGCAAAGCATTGGGAATTTTCCCTGCTGGAGAAGTTTCAACCTATCATAACAATGAGGATGAGGGAGCTGTCGACCGCCAATGGCAGCTTTCCATGATTAAATTCATTCGAAAAGCTGAAGTACCTGTAGTCCCTATCTTTTTTCAGGGAACCAATAGCAGGTTGTTTCACCTACTTGGGCTAATCCATCCATCTCTCCGAACAGCTAAACTACCGTCGGAGATGCTCAACAAGAGGAATAAAGTTATCAAAATTCGCATTGGCAATCCGATATCGGTTCAAGATCAAAGCGAATATACCGATATTGAGAGATTTGGAAGATTCTTGAGGTTGAAAACCTATGCTCTTGGATCAACTATTGAGGTTAGTAATTTCTTCAACTATAAATTAAAACCATCAGAAAAGCCTGAACCTATTATTGCACCTGCATCCAAGGAGATGATTGAGTGTGAGGTGGAAAAACTTCAGAGTCGCTACCTGCTTTTTAAGAGTAAGAATTTTAGCGTGATTTGCGCACCTTCAGTTGAAATGCCTAATCTGATGACAGAAATCGGTCGTCTACGAGAGGAAACTTTTCGTGATGTAGGAGAGGGAACAAATCGTTCAATTGATATTGATGAATTTGACTTATACTACTGGCAACTATTTATATGGGATGAAGACGAGAAGAGGGTAGTTGGTGCCTATAGAGCTGGAAAAGGAAAAGAAATATTGGATAGATATGGTGTAAAGGGATTTTACATTAATAGTTTATTCAAAATTGACGAGAAATTCTCATTTATTCTTGAACAAAGCATAGAATTGGGTAGATCATTTATTGTAAAGGATTATCAGCGCAAACCATTACCCTTGTTTTTACTCTGGAAAGGAATTTTATATTTTTTGATAAAAAACCCAGAATATCGATATCTCATTGGTCCAGTAAGCATATCAAACAGGTTTTCCAGCTATACAAAAGGGTTGATAATTTCATTCATGAAGTCCAACTATTACAATCAGGATTTTGCTAGGTATATCAAACCACGAAACATGTTTCGTGTTCCTATAAACAAGGAGGACTACGATATTATATTCAATAATTGCAGTGATATAAGCAGACTCGATAACTTGATTAAAGATATTGAACCCGATGATTTTAGAATGCCTGTACTTTTGAAGAAGTATGTCAAGCTGAACGGGAAAATAATAAGTTTTAACGTAGATCCTAAATTTAACGATGCACTGGATGGTCTTCTTATCCTAGACCTATTTCAGGTGCCAATCGATACAATTACCTCTCTTTCAAAAGAGATTAATGACAAATCCCTACTCGATCGATTCAACTTATCCGATTATACTTTTGAAAAGGAAGAGGTTAAAAATATCTAA
- a CDS encoding class I mannose-6-phosphate isomerase, with the protein MSNLYPLKFEPIYKEYIWGGAKLKNNLNKKIPSSISLCAESWEISSIQENLSVVSNGFLAGNNLQEVIEVYMGDIVGDKVYNKFGNEFPILIKLIDATDTLSIQVHPNDEVAMRRHHAFGKTEMWYVLESEPNSQIITGFNRNVTKKEYQEHLINHTLKDILNVEQASKDDIFFLPSGRIHAIGKGILLAEIQQASDITYRIFDWDRVDKNGKPRELHTDLALDVIDFNKYDSYKFTKPLEKNESTELINSVFFDVNRLIFNKPIEKDYHLLDSFVIYLCLDGELDIVYGEEAGEHLVKGETVLIPADLKIVSLNPLRSATILEVFLK; encoded by the coding sequence ATGAGTAATTTATATCCCTTAAAATTTGAGCCTATATATAAGGAGTATATCTGGGGGGGGGCAAAATTAAAAAACAACCTAAACAAGAAAATACCATCTAGTATATCTCTTTGTGCTGAAAGTTGGGAAATATCATCTATTCAAGAGAACTTATCTGTTGTATCCAATGGTTTTTTAGCGGGAAATAACCTTCAAGAGGTTATTGAGGTTTATATGGGAGATATAGTTGGGGATAAAGTTTACAACAAATTTGGAAACGAATTCCCAATCCTAATAAAACTTATCGATGCAACTGATACCCTCTCAATTCAGGTGCATCCCAATGATGAGGTTGCAATGAGAAGGCATCATGCCTTTGGTAAAACCGAAATGTGGTACGTGCTAGAAAGCGAACCGAACTCGCAAATTATTACTGGCTTTAACCGTAATGTTACAAAAAAAGAGTATCAAGAGCATTTAATTAACCACACTTTAAAAGATATACTTAATGTTGAACAAGCATCCAAGGACGATATTTTCTTCCTCCCATCTGGAAGAATCCATGCCATTGGCAAAGGCATTTTACTGGCTGAAATCCAACAGGCTTCTGATATTACTTACCGTATTTTTGATTGGGACAGAGTCGATAAAAATGGTAAACCAAGGGAGTTACACACTGATTTAGCTCTAGATGTTATTGATTTCAATAAATATGATAGCTATAAATTCACAAAACCCTTAGAAAAAAATGAGTCAACCGAACTGATTAACTCCGTTTTTTTTGATGTGAATCGTCTTATTTTCAACAAACCTATTGAAAAAGATTACCATTTACTAGATTCATTTGTTATATATTTATGCCTTGACGGAGAACTTGACATAGTTTACGGAGAGGAAGCAGGTGAGCATTTGGTTAAAGGAGAAACCGTTTTAATACCTGCGGATTTAAAAATAGTATCTCTTAATCCGCTGAGATCAGCAACAATATTGGAGGTTTTTCTAAAATAG
- a CDS encoding alpha/beta fold hydrolase — protein sequence MKLFYREFGQGFPIIILHGLYGSSDNWVTIGKELGSHSRAILVDQRNHGQSPHSNEHNYKALSNDLFELFDNLQIEKANLIGHSMGGKVAMRFTIDHPEKISSLVVVDIAPWSYLNENNSLKQLDTEHHQILQGLLSIPINTISTRAEADEKLSYFVKSEKVRQFLLKNLKREDNGSFSWRFNLPAIASSIDSLLEGINPANKEIHSKIKTLFIKGEQSNYIPYSRVEEIKKIFPESKLVTIENAGHWVHAEKPTEFLMEINHFLDH from the coding sequence GTGAAATTATTTTATAGAGAGTTTGGTCAAGGGTTTCCAATAATCATACTCCATGGATTATATGGCTCATCCGATAATTGGGTTACCATTGGCAAAGAATTAGGGTCTCATTCTAGGGCTATTCTGGTTGATCAACGAAATCACGGGCAAAGTCCACATTCCAATGAACATAATTATAAAGCGCTATCAAATGATTTATTTGAACTGTTTGACAATCTGCAAATAGAAAAAGCCAACCTAATAGGACATTCAATGGGTGGAAAAGTTGCAATGCGGTTTACAATTGATCACCCTGAAAAAATTTCTTCATTAGTAGTTGTAGATATTGCCCCTTGGAGTTATCTCAATGAAAATAACTCATTAAAGCAACTTGACACTGAACATCATCAAATATTACAAGGATTATTGTCTATACCTATTAATACAATCTCAACAAGAGCAGAGGCTGATGAAAAACTCTCATACTTTGTTAAATCAGAAAAAGTAAGACAATTTTTGCTGAAAAATTTAAAAAGAGAAGATAATGGCTCATTTAGTTGGCGATTTAATCTTCCCGCTATTGCCTCAAGTATTGATTCACTATTGGAAGGAATAAACCCAGCCAATAAGGAAATTCATAGCAAAATCAAAACACTCTTCATTAAAGGAGAGCAATCTAACTATATACCTTATAGTAGAGTGGAGGAAATCAAGAAAATTTTTCCGGAATCAAAACTAGTAACAATAGAAAATGCAGGCCATTGGGTTCATGCTGAAAAGCCAACAGAGTTTTTAATGGAGATTAATCACTTCCTAGACCACTAA
- a CDS encoding flavin reductase family protein: METLKDYTDLDPYKINENIFNLLDNKWMLITSGTKEHFNMMTASWGGMGVLWNKAVVTIFIRPQRYTYKFVEENSSFNVCFFNQEYKPALNFCGTKSGRDFDKVKEAGLNPVITPNNSITFKEAYLSIDCIKLYSDDLKSSNFIDKSLIDKIYPSKDFHRFYIGEIIGCYLL; this comes from the coding sequence ATGGAAACACTTAAGGATTATACTGATTTAGATCCATATAAGATCAACGAGAATATTTTTAACCTACTTGACAATAAATGGATGCTAATTACCTCTGGAACAAAAGAGCATTTCAATATGATGACTGCTTCTTGGGGTGGTATGGGTGTTCTTTGGAATAAGGCAGTTGTTACAATATTTATTCGCCCTCAACGCTATACATATAAGTTTGTCGAAGAAAATTCTTCTTTTAATGTCTGTTTCTTCAACCAAGAATATAAACCTGCGCTTAACTTTTGTGGTACAAAATCAGGGCGTGATTTTGACAAAGTCAAAGAGGCAGGACTAAATCCGGTCATCACACCCAATAATAGTATCACTTTTAAGGAAGCATACTTATCTATTGATTGCATAAAACTTTATTCGGATGACTTAAAATCATCAAACTTCATTGATAAATCGTTAATCGATAAGATTTACCCATCAAAAGATTTTCATAGATTTTATATAGGCGAAATTATTGGATGCTACCTATTATAA
- a CDS encoding aminoacyl-tRNA hydrolase, which produces MKYLIAGLGNIGSEYSNTRHNIGFMVLDALVKASNISFKDTRYGFTSELKHKGRTFILLKPSTYMNLSGKAVSYWLQKEKIPIENLLVVVDDIALPLGSLRLRAGGSDGGHNGLKSIDGILETQNYSRLRFGIGGNFPKGYQVDFVLGEWDDEEKKILPERIQKAYEIIFSFGTIGIERTMNFYNKKKNGEGEQ; this is translated from the coding sequence TTGAAATACTTAATTGCAGGGTTAGGTAATATTGGTTCAGAATATTCCAATACCCGACATAATATTGGGTTTATGGTATTGGACGCTCTTGTTAAGGCGTCCAATATTTCTTTTAAAGATACCCGTTACGGCTTTACCTCAGAGTTGAAACATAAGGGAAGAACTTTTATTCTTTTAAAGCCTTCAACCTACATGAATCTGAGTGGTAAGGCGGTTAGCTATTGGCTTCAGAAAGAAAAAATTCCCATTGAGAACCTATTAGTTGTTGTTGATGACATTGCCCTACCATTGGGTAGTTTACGCTTAAGAGCTGGCGGTAGCGATGGGGGACATAATGGACTAAAGAGCATCGATGGCATTCTTGAGACTCAGAATTATTCAAGGTTAAGATTTGGAATTGGAGGTAATTTTCCTAAGGGTTATCAGGTTGACTTTGTTTTAGGGGAATGGGATGATGAAGAGAAAAAAATACTCCCTGAGCGTATTCAAAAGGCCTATGAAATAATTTTCAGTTTCGGGACTATTGGAATTGAACGAACCATGAATTTCTATAACAAGAAAAAGAATGGAGAAGGAGAGCAATAA
- a CDS encoding 50S ribosomal protein L25, whose translation MKTIEIKGSLRNETGKKVAKIYRKNEQVPAILYGGDTNIMLVVNERDLRPIIYTPAVHIVNINIDGKTYESIVKDIQFHPVSDKILHVDFLHVFDDKKVTVALPVLLTGLAEAAKQGGKVLLITRKLRACGFPQELPEMLEVDITNLGLGKTIMVGDLSFKNVELVDLKSTVVASAQLTRAAKGTQTAEETAAAPAAETKA comes from the coding sequence ATGAAAACTATTGAAATTAAAGGTTCGTTGAGAAACGAAACAGGTAAGAAAGTGGCAAAAATTTACCGTAAGAATGAGCAGGTACCTGCAATTCTTTATGGTGGTGATACTAATATTATGCTGGTAGTGAACGAAAGAGATTTAAGGCCAATTATTTATACACCTGCCGTTCATATCGTAAATATTAACATTGACGGGAAAACTTATGAATCTATTGTAAAAGATATTCAATTTCACCCAGTATCAGATAAAATTCTTCATGTTGATTTTCTTCACGTTTTCGATGACAAGAAAGTTACTGTAGCATTACCAGTTTTATTAACTGGACTGGCTGAAGCTGCAAAACAAGGTGGAAAGGTGTTGCTTATTACTAGAAAACTTCGTGCTTGTGGATTCCCTCAAGAATTACCCGAAATGCTTGAAGTGGATATTACAAACCTTGGACTTGGTAAAACTATAATGGTAGGTGATTTAAGCTTTAAAAATGTTGAATTAGTAGATCTTAAATCTACAGTAGTTGCATCTGCACAATTAACAAGAGCTGCTAAGGGCACACAAACTGCTGAGGAAACTGCTGCTGCACCTGCTGCAGAAACTAAGGCATAA
- a CDS encoding YihA family ribosome biogenesis GTP-binding protein — translation MVIRSAKFVISSPSIEKCPKPSLPEYAFIGRSNVGKSSLINMITGIKTLAKVSQTPGKTQIINHFLINEKWYIVDLPGYGYAKVSKTSRKLFSGMITSYIQNRENLYCLFVLIDSRLEPQKIDIEFINWLGEKEIPFALIFTKTDKINTPTLQSNIAIYKKEILNYWEELPKIFTCSAVTRIGRDEIIEYIEEINKESKSILKVN, via the coding sequence ATGGTGATTCGATCAGCTAAGTTCGTTATAAGTAGCCCTAGCATTGAGAAATGTCCAAAACCATCTTTACCGGAGTATGCATTTATTGGACGATCAAATGTTGGTAAGTCATCACTTATCAACATGATAACAGGTATTAAGACTCTTGCCAAAGTCTCCCAAACTCCAGGCAAAACACAAATAATCAACCACTTTTTGATTAACGAAAAGTGGTATATTGTCGATCTTCCTGGTTATGGGTATGCTAAAGTCTCAAAAACCTCAAGAAAACTTTTTTCAGGAATGATTACCAGTTACATACAAAATAGGGAGAATTTATACTGCCTATTTGTACTTATAGATTCAAGACTGGAACCTCAGAAAATTGACATAGAATTTATTAACTGGCTGGGAGAGAAAGAAATACCATTCGCGCTTATTTTCACCAAGACTGATAAAATAAATACTCCTACCCTGCAAAGTAACATAGCAATCTATAAAAAGGAAATATTAAACTATTGGGAGGAACTACCAAAAATATTTACATGTTCAGCGGTTACCCGCATTGGGCGTGATGAAATTATTGAGTACATAGAGGAGATAAATAAAGAGTCAAAAAGTATTCTTAAGGTGAATTAA
- a CDS encoding pyridoxine 5'-phosphate synthase — protein sequence MIRLSVNINKIATLRNARGGNIPNVFKIAVDCQSYGAEGITVHPRPDERHIRYQDVHDIKPIITTEFNIEGYPSDSFIQLVLSVHPHQVTLVPDPPNALTSSAGWDTIKNKDYLKQVVSTFKKNGIRTSIFVDPDPEMVKHAADTGTERVELYTEPYASSFNTNQQLAIEPFIIAAEAAKKVGLGLNAGHDLNLENLNFFAKNIPNLLEVSIGHALIADSLYFGLENTIQMYLKQIR from the coding sequence ATGATCCGGTTAAGTGTTAATATTAACAAAATTGCAACCTTAAGAAATGCTCGTGGTGGCAATATACCAAATGTTTTTAAAATCGCTGTGGATTGTCAGAGTTATGGCGCTGAAGGCATTACTGTTCACCCCCGTCCAGATGAACGTCATATTCGCTATCAGGATGTTCATGATATTAAACCCATAATAACCACTGAGTTTAACATAGAAGGTTATCCTTCTGATTCATTCATCCAACTTGTACTTAGCGTACATCCTCATCAGGTAACACTTGTTCCTGACCCCCCCAATGCTCTGACTTCCAGTGCAGGTTGGGATACTATCAAAAATAAGGATTACCTAAAACAAGTTGTTTCAACTTTTAAGAAAAATGGCATTCGTACCTCTATTTTCGTTGATCCTGATCCCGAGATGGTAAAACATGCTGCAGATACTGGCACCGAGCGAGTTGAACTCTACACTGAGCCCTATGCATCTTCATTTAACACTAACCAGCAATTAGCCATTGAACCTTTTATCATTGCTGCCGAAGCAGCAAAAAAAGTTGGTTTAGGATTAAATGCAGGCCATGATTTAAATCTTGAAAATCTTAATTTCTTTGCTAAAAACATACCTAATCTACTTGAGGTATCTATTGGACATGCCCTAATCGCTGATTCTTTGTACTTTGGTCTTGAGAATACCATCCAGATGTATTTAAAACAAATCCGATAG
- a CDS encoding ribose-phosphate pyrophosphokinase — MHTPDHAIKFFTGRNSRYLSESIAKSFGVEMGKSSVTVFSDGEFSTAYDESVRGATVFIIQSTFPPTDNLFELLLMVDAAHRASAYKVVAVLPYFGWARQDRKDRPRVAIGAKLVANLLCAAGVDRVMTMDLHADQIQGFFDVPVDHLYASSIFVPYIKNLNLNNIAIAAPDMGGAKRANAYARFLDSTLVICHKNRDRANQVGEMTAIGDVEGKNVVILDDMIDTAGTITKAADMMIAKGAISVRAVATHAVLSGPAYERIAESKITELVVTDTIPLRKDKDISKIRVLSVADLFADVINKVYNYQSISTKFII; from the coding sequence ATGCATACCCCTGATCATGCAATAAAATTCTTCACAGGTCGCAATTCTCGTTATCTTTCTGAGAGTATTGCAAAAAGTTTTGGTGTTGAAATGGGAAAATCCTCTGTTACCGTTTTTAGCGACGGTGAATTCAGCACTGCTTATGACGAATCTGTAAGAGGAGCAACCGTTTTTATTATCCAGTCAACTTTTCCTCCCACTGATAATCTTTTTGAGTTACTTCTAATGGTTGATGCGGCTCATAGAGCATCAGCTTATAAAGTTGTGGCTGTTTTACCATACTTTGGTTGGGCTCGTCAGGATCGAAAGGATAGACCCAGAGTGGCAATTGGTGCTAAGCTGGTTGCTAACCTTCTTTGCGCTGCTGGTGTGGACAGGGTAATGACAATGGATCTTCATGCCGATCAAATTCAAGGATTCTTTGATGTTCCTGTTGATCATCTTTATGCCTCCTCGATATTTGTTCCATATATCAAAAACCTAAACCTTAATAATATTGCAATCGCGGCACCGGATATGGGTGGTGCAAAAAGGGCCAATGCTTACGCTCGATTCTTAGATTCAACATTGGTGATCTGTCATAAGAATCGAGATAGAGCAAATCAGGTTGGCGAAATGACTGCTATTGGTGATGTTGAAGGAAAGAATGTTGTTATTCTTGATGATATGATTGATACTGCAGGAACAATAACAAAAGCAGCGGATATGATGATAGCCAAGGGCGCAATAAGTGTTAGAGCCGTTGCAACTCACGCCGTACTTTCTGGCCCGGCATATGAACGAATTGCTGAATCAAAGATTACAGAACTAGTTGTTACTGATACAATACCCCTACGTAAGGATAAGGATATTAGTAAAATCAGGGTTCTATCTGTTGCAGATCTTTTTGCCGATGTAATTAACAAAGTATACAACTACCAATCTATTAGCACAAAATTCATTATTTAA
- a CDS encoding RNA-binding S4 domain-containing protein, which yields MEKESNNRIDKWLWSVRIFKTRSIASEYCKRGRVFVKDNPVKPSKELHLNDIVVVRKLPVTYSFCVKGIPKNRIGAKLVPEYVENITSKEELQKLDPNFMAFYGNRERGAGRPTKKERRSIDDALAPSFDDFDWDDDPND from the coding sequence ATGGAGAAGGAGAGCAATAATCGAATTGATAAATGGCTATGGTCTGTCAGAATTTTTAAAACACGTTCCATTGCCTCCGAATACTGTAAAAGGGGACGTGTTTTTGTTAAAGACAATCCTGTTAAACCATCCAAGGAACTGCATTTAAATGATATTGTTGTTGTTAGGAAGCTTCCAGTTACCTACTCGTTTTGTGTAAAGGGAATACCAAAGAATAGGATAGGGGCTAAACTTGTTCCTGAGTACGTTGAGAACATTACTTCAAAAGAAGAACTTCAGAAACTCGATCCCAATTTTATGGCATTCTATGGTAATCGTGAAAGGGGAGCAGGTAGACCTACAAAAAAAGAAAGACGATCTATTGATGATGCCCTTGCTCCATCTTTTGATGATTTTGATTGGGACGACGATCCTAATGATTAA